One stretch of Pseudomonas sp. NC02 DNA includes these proteins:
- a CDS encoding lysine N(6)-hydroxylase/L-ornithine N(5)-oxygenase family protein yields the protein MTQAIASPAVHDLIGIGFGPSNLALAIALQEREKAQGKLDVLFLDKQADYRWHGNTLVTQSELQISFLKDLVTLRNPTSPYSFVNYLKAHGRLVDFINLGTFYPCRMEYNDYLRWVSGQFQAQSRYGEEVLAIEPILHQQQVEALRVISRDAQGEQHVRTTRSVVVSAGGTPRIPASFKALKDDGRVFHHSQYLERMAQQPCVDGKPMRIAIIGGGQSAAEAFIDLNDSFPSVQVDMILRGSALKPADDSPFVNEVFSPEFTDLVFQQNGSERERLVNEYHNTNYSVVDLDLIERIYGIFYRQKVSGIARHAFRTLTTVEKATAGPLGVELALRNNATGETSLNHYDAVVLATGYERQMHRQLLAPLADYMGDFEVSRDYRIVTDERCKAGIYMQGFSQASHGLSDTLLSILPIRADEIAASLYEHDRSRGKSRSVQDVLLATAS from the coding sequence ATGACACAGGCAATTGCATCGCCCGCCGTTCACGACCTGATCGGTATCGGGTTCGGCCCTTCGAACCTGGCGCTGGCCATCGCCCTGCAGGAACGCGAGAAAGCCCAGGGCAAACTGGACGTGCTGTTCCTCGACAAACAGGCCGACTACCGCTGGCACGGCAACACCCTGGTCACCCAGAGTGAATTGCAGATTTCCTTCCTCAAGGACCTGGTGACCCTGCGCAATCCCACCAGCCCTTATTCCTTCGTCAATTACTTGAAAGCCCACGGGCGCCTGGTGGATTTCATCAACCTGGGTACCTTCTATCCGTGCCGCATGGAGTACAACGACTACCTGCGCTGGGTTTCCGGGCAGTTCCAGGCGCAAAGCCGCTACGGCGAGGAAGTGCTGGCCATCGAGCCGATCCTGCATCAGCAGCAGGTAGAGGCGCTGCGGGTGATTTCCCGGGACGCCCAGGGTGAACAGCACGTGCGCACCACCCGCTCGGTGGTGGTCAGCGCCGGTGGTACGCCGCGTATTCCGGCGTCGTTCAAGGCGCTCAAGGATGACGGTCGGGTGTTCCATCACTCCCAGTACCTGGAACGCATGGCCCAGCAACCGTGTGTCGACGGCAAGCCGATGCGCATCGCGATCATCGGTGGTGGCCAGAGCGCAGCCGAGGCGTTTATCGACCTCAACGACAGCTTCCCGTCGGTGCAGGTCGACATGATCCTGCGCGGCTCGGCCCTCAAGCCTGCGGATGACAGCCCGTTCGTCAACGAAGTGTTCTCGCCGGAGTTCACCGACCTGGTGTTCCAGCAGAACGGCAGCGAGCGCGAGCGCCTGGTCAACGAGTACCACAACACCAACTATTCGGTGGTGGACCTGGACCTGATCGAGCGCATCTACGGGATCTTCTACCGCCAGAAAGTTTCCGGCATTGCCCGTCACGCGTTCCGTACCCTGACCACCGTGGAAAAAGCCACGGCCGGGCCGCTGGGTGTGGAGTTGGCGCTGCGCAACAACGCCACCGGCGAAACCAGCCTCAACCATTACGATGCCGTCGTACTGGCCACCGGTTACGAGCGCCAGATGCATCGTCAGTTGCTCGCACCGTTGGCCGACTATATGGGCGACTTTGAAGTCAGCCGCGACTACCGCATCGTCACCGACGAGCGCTGCAAGGCCGGCATCTACATGCAGGGCTTCAGCCAGGCCAGCCATGGCCTGAGCGATACCTTGCTGTCGATCCTGCCGATCCGTGCCGACGAGATTGCCGCGTCGCTGTACGAACACGACCGCAGCCGCGGCAAGAGCCGTTCGGTGCAGGACGTGTTGCTGGCCACCGCCAGCTGA
- a CDS encoding sigma-70 family RNA polymerase sigma factor, protein MLENYYRELVCFLNAKLGNRQVAEDVVHDAYVRVLGRASEVPIEQPRAFLYRTALNLVIDGHRRNALRQDEPLEVLDSEERFSLSSPHHCLDHGQRLEMLERALAELPPLCRDSFLLRKLDGLSHLQIAERLGISRALVEKHIVNAMKHCRARMREWDAH, encoded by the coding sequence ATGTTGGAAAACTACTATCGCGAGCTGGTGTGTTTCCTCAACGCCAAGCTGGGCAACCGTCAGGTGGCCGAAGATGTGGTGCATGACGCTTATGTGCGGGTGCTGGGGCGTGCCAGTGAGGTCCCGATCGAGCAGCCCCGGGCGTTTCTCTATCGCACGGCGCTGAACCTGGTGATTGACGGGCATCGGCGCAACGCCCTGCGCCAGGATGAACCCCTGGAAGTACTCGACAGCGAGGAGCGTTTTTCGCTGTCTTCGCCCCATCACTGCCTGGACCACGGCCAGCGCCTGGAAATGCTTGAGCGCGCGCTGGCCGAGTTGCCGCCGCTCTGCCGTGACAGCTTCCTGCTGCGCAAGCTCGACGGCCTGTCCCACCTGCAAATCGCCGAGCGCCTGGGTATTTCCCGCGCGCTGGTGGAAAAACACATCGTCAATGCCATGAAGCATTGCCGGGCGCGCATGCGTGAGTGGGATGCGCACTGA
- a CDS encoding efflux RND transporter periplasmic adaptor subunit, translated as MKRPRPARRALLVVACLIPVIALAAWQVLPPGRDKLATVTVTRGDIESSVTALGTLQPRRYVDVGAQASGQIQKIHVEAGAQVKEGQLLVEIDPSTQKAKLDASRYAIENLEAQLQEQRAQHELARQKYQRQQRLEAGNATREEDVQTARAELSATQARVDMFLAQIRQAKASLRSDEAELGYTRIYAPMSGTVVAVDAREGQTLNAQQQTPLILRIAKLSPMTVWAEVSEADIGHVKPGMTAYFTTLSGGSRRWTSTVRQILPIPPKPLNETSQGGGSPSSASKSGTGRVVLYTVLLDVDNTDNALMAEMTAQVFFVAGQARDTLTAPVAALQGSLGGDKQIARVVAKNGSIEQREIRLGLSDRLRVQVLEGLNEGDHLLIGPADGSGG; from the coding sequence ATGAAACGTCCTCGACCTGCCCGACGCGCCCTGCTTGTGGTCGCGTGCCTGATCCCCGTCATCGCTTTAGCTGCCTGGCAGGTCCTGCCGCCGGGCCGGGACAAGCTGGCGACCGTCACCGTGACCCGGGGCGATATCGAAAGCAGCGTCACGGCCCTGGGCACCCTGCAACCCCGGCGCTACGTCGACGTGGGCGCCCAGGCGTCCGGACAGATCCAGAAGATTCACGTCGAGGCCGGTGCCCAGGTCAAGGAAGGCCAATTGCTGGTAGAGATCGACCCCTCCACGCAAAAAGCCAAGCTCGATGCCAGCCGCTACGCCATCGAGAACCTGGAGGCCCAGTTGCAGGAGCAACGGGCCCAGCACGAACTGGCCCGCCAGAAGTACCAGCGCCAGCAACGCCTGGAAGCCGGTAACGCCACCCGGGAAGAAGACGTGCAAACTGCCAGGGCCGAACTGAGCGCCACCCAGGCGCGGGTCGACATGTTCCTGGCGCAGATTCGCCAGGCCAAGGCCAGCCTGCGCAGTGACGAGGCAGAGTTGGGCTACACGCGCATTTATGCGCCAATGAGCGGCACCGTGGTCGCGGTGGACGCCCGGGAAGGCCAGACACTCAACGCCCAGCAGCAAACCCCGCTGATCCTGCGGATCGCCAAGCTTTCGCCGATGACCGTATGGGCCGAAGTCTCGGAAGCCGACATCGGCCATGTCAAACCCGGCATGACGGCCTACTTCACCACCCTGAGCGGCGGCAGCCGGCGCTGGACCAGCACCGTACGGCAGATTTTGCCGATCCCGCCCAAGCCGCTCAACGAAACCAGCCAGGGCGGTGGCAGCCCGAGCAGCGCCAGCAAAAGCGGCACCGGGCGAGTGGTGCTTTACACGGTGCTGCTGGACGTCGACAACACCGATAACGCCTTGATGGCGGAAATGACCGCCCAGGTATTCTTCGTCGCCGGCCAGGCCAGGGACACCCTGACCGCGCCGGTCGCCGCCCTGCAAGGCAGCCTCGGCGGCGACAAACAGATCGCCCGCGTGGTGGCGAAAAACGGCAGCATCGAGCAACGCGAAATCCGCCTGGGCCTCAGCGACCGCCTGCGAGTCCAGGTGCTGGAAGGCCTGAACGAAGGCGATCACCTGCTGATCGGCCCGGCCGATGGCAGCGGAGGTTGA
- a CDS encoding MacB family efflux pump subunit, translating to MSTPLIELKGIRKSYGGGDTPQVDVLRGIDLAIHAGEFVAIVGASGSGKSTLMNILGCLDRPTEGDYLFAGENVARLDSDELAWLRREAFGFVFQGYHLIPSGSAQENVEMPAIYAGISAAERHARAKALLTRLGLAERTGNRPHQLSGGQQQRVSIARALMNGGHIILADEPTGALDSHSGAEVMTLLDELASQGHVVILITHDREVAARANRIIEIRDGLIISDSADTSETPPVAISGALQAVDLRQRLADGAEHNGAWKAELLDAVQAAWRVMWINRFRTALTLLGIIIGVASVVVMLAVGEGSKRQVMAQMGAFGSNILYVSGSAPNPRTPPGVITLNDVAALAALPQVKRIMPVNGAEAGVRFGNVDHMAYVGGNDTNFPAIFNWPVVEGSYFTEADERAGATVAVIGKRVRDKLFKDVTDPIGQYILIENVPFQVVGVLAEKGASSGDKDSDDRIAIPYSAASVRLFGSYNPEYVVIAAADARNVHDAEQAINQLLLRLHNGKHDFELTNNAAMIQAEARTQNTLSLMLGSIAAISLLVGGIGVMNIMLMTVRERTREIGIRMATGARQRDILRQFLTEAVMLSVVGGVTGIGLALLVGGVLILSNVAVAFSIPAAVGAFFCALVTGVIFGFMPARKAARLDPVKALTSE from the coding sequence ATGTCGACCCCACTGATCGAACTCAAGGGCATCCGCAAATCCTACGGCGGCGGCGACACGCCGCAGGTTGATGTGCTGCGCGGCATCGACCTGGCGATCCATGCCGGGGAATTCGTGGCGATTGTCGGCGCCTCCGGCTCCGGCAAATCCACGCTGATGAATATCCTCGGCTGCCTCGACCGCCCCACCGAGGGCGACTACCTGTTCGCCGGGGAAAACGTCGCCCGGCTCGACAGCGACGAACTCGCCTGGCTGCGCCGCGAGGCCTTCGGTTTCGTGTTCCAGGGCTATCACCTGATCCCATCCGGCTCGGCCCAGGAAAACGTCGAGATGCCGGCGATCTATGCCGGCATCAGCGCCGCCGAACGCCATGCCCGCGCCAAGGCCCTGCTCACGCGCCTGGGCCTGGCCGAGCGCACCGGCAACCGCCCGCACCAGCTTTCCGGCGGCCAGCAACAGCGGGTGTCGATTGCCCGGGCGTTGATGAACGGCGGGCATATCATCCTCGCCGACGAACCCACCGGCGCCCTCGACAGCCACAGCGGCGCGGAGGTCATGACCCTGCTGGACGAACTGGCCAGCCAGGGCCACGTGGTCATCCTGATCACCCACGACCGCGAAGTCGCGGCGCGGGCCAATCGCATCATCGAGATCCGCGACGGGCTGATCATCAGCGACTCTGCCGACACCAGCGAGACGCCCCCCGTGGCCATCTCCGGCGCGTTGCAAGCCGTGGACCTGCGCCAGCGCCTGGCCGATGGCGCCGAGCACAACGGCGCCTGGAAAGCCGAGCTGCTGGATGCCGTGCAAGCCGCGTGGCGGGTGATGTGGATCAACCGTTTTCGCACGGCGCTGACGCTGCTGGGGATCATCATCGGCGTGGCGTCGGTGGTGGTGATGCTGGCGGTGGGCGAAGGCAGCAAGCGCCAGGTGATGGCGCAGATGGGCGCTTTCGGCTCCAATATCCTCTACGTCAGCGGGTCGGCGCCCAACCCGCGCACACCACCCGGCGTGATCACCCTCAACGACGTGGCCGCCCTGGCGGCCCTGCCTCAGGTCAAGCGCATCATGCCGGTGAACGGCGCAGAGGCCGGCGTTCGCTTTGGCAACGTCGACCATATGGCGTATGTCGGGGGCAATGACACCAATTTCCCGGCCATTTTCAACTGGCCAGTGGTCGAGGGGAGTTACTTCACCGAGGCCGACGAGCGCGCCGGAGCCACGGTGGCAGTGATCGGCAAACGGGTACGCGACAAGTTGTTCAAGGATGTGACCGACCCGATCGGGCAATACATCCTGATCGAAAACGTTCCATTCCAGGTGGTCGGTGTGCTCGCCGAAAAAGGCGCCAGCTCCGGCGACAAAGACAGCGACGACCGTATCGCCATCCCCTACTCTGCCGCCAGCGTGCGCTTGTTCGGCAGCTATAACCCCGAATACGTAGTGATTGCCGCCGCCGACGCGCGCAACGTGCACGACGCCGAACAGGCTATCAATCAGTTGTTGCTGCGCCTGCACAACGGCAAGCACGACTTTGAACTGACCAACAATGCCGCGATGATCCAGGCCGAGGCACGCACCCAGAACACCTTGTCGCTGATGCTCGGCTCGATTGCCGCGATCTCACTGCTGGTGGGCGGTATCGGCGTGATGAACATCATGCTGATGACCGTACGCGAGCGCACGCGGGAGATCGGCATCCGCATGGCCACCGGCGCGCGGCAGCGGGATATCCTGCGCCAGTTCCTCACCGAAGCGGTGATGCTTTCGGTGGTCGGCGGCGTCACCGGCATCGGCCTGGCCCTGCTGGTGGGCGGCGTGCTCATCCTCAGCAACGTGGCCGTCGCGTTCTCGATTCCGGCCGCCGTGGGGGCCTTCTTCTGCGCCCTGGTCACCGGCGTTATCTTCGGTTTCATGCCGGCCCGCAAAGCCGCTCGACTTGACCCGGTCAAGGCCCTTACCAGTGAATGA